ACAGTTGAGCGTGGCCTCCAGGTCTGCCTGCTCGACCGAGCCGACCTCTTGCACCAGGTCGAAGATCGCGGGGCGCTGCCAGGTGCTCCGCGCGACCGTCGCGGTGAGCTCCACGGGCATCACCCGCGCCAGGTTGGCCGCGAATCCCCCGCCCGTGATGTGAGCCATCGCGTGGGTCTCGACCCCGCGGGCCAGGTCGAGGCAGGCCTTGGCGTAGATGCGCGTGGGCTCCAGCAGTTCCTCGCCCAGGGTGCGGCCCAGCTCGTCGACGTGGCGGTCCAGCGCCCAACCAGCCTGGTTGAGCAGCACGTGCCGCACCAGCGAGTAGCCGTTGGAGTGCAGGCCGGACGCCGCCATGGCCACCACCAGGTCACCGGCGCGTACGCGACCCGGGCCGAGCAGCTGGTCACCCTCCACGACCCCGGTGGTGGCCCCTGCGATGTCGTACTCCTCCGGCTTCATCAGGCCGGGGTGCTCCGCGGTCTCGCCACCGATCAGCGCGCAGCCGGCGACGACGCAGGCTTCGGCGATGCCTTTCACGATCGCGGCGATCTTCTCGGGGAAGACCCGCCCGCACGCGATGTAGTCGGTCATGAAGAGCGGCTCGGCCCCACACACGACCAGGTCGTCGACGACCATGCCCACCAGGTCGAAGCCGATGGTGTCGTGGATGTCCATCGCCTGTGCGATCGCGACCTTGGTGCCGACACCGTCGGTGGACGTCGCGAGCAGCGGCTGGCGATAGTTCTTCAGCACGCTGACGTCGAAGAGTCCGGCGAAGCCACCCAGACCGCCGATCACTTCGGGGCGGTTGGTCTTCTCGACCCAGGTCTTCATCAACGCGATCGCGCGGTCGGCCGCGTCGATCGAGACCCCTGCGGTGGCGTACGCACCCTCGGTGGCGGTGGGCTGATCGGTCACGGGGTCCTCCGGGTCAGGGGTTGTTGCGCACAGGAAGGGACTCGGTTGCGGCGCCGAGAGTTGATTCGAAGAGATGCTTGCCCAGGCGCGACTCGTCCGGCAAGGCGATGGGGTACTCCCCGGTGAAGCAGGCCAGGCACAGCGCGTCCTTCGACTGTCCGGTCGCCTGCACCATGCCGTCGAGGGTGATGTAGCCCAGCGAGTCGGCGCCGATCGAGGTGCGGATCTCCTCGATGGCCAGCCCGTTGGCGATCAACTCGGCGCGGGTCGCGAAGTCGATGCCATAGAAACACGGCCACTTCACCGGCGGGGACGAGATGCGTACGTGCACCTCCGCCGCGCCGGCCTCGCGCAGCATCCGCACCTGAGCTCGCTGGGTGTTGCCACGCACGATCGAGTCGTCGACCACCACGATGCGCTTGCCCCGGATCATGTGAGGCAGCGCGTTGAGTTTCAGCCGGATGCCGAGCTGGCGCAGCGTCTGTGACGGCTGGATGAAGGTGCGCCCGACGTACGAGTTCTTCACGAAGCCCTGTCCGAAGGGGATGCCGGACTCCTCGGCGAAACCCGTGGCCGCTGGGGTGCCCGACTCGGGCACGGGCATCACCAGGTCGGCCTCGACCGGGAACTCGCGCGCCAGTTGACGCCCCATCTCCACGCGCGCCTCGTGCACGCTGCGCCCGGCGATGGTGGCGTCGGGGCGAGCGAGGTAGACGTACTCGAAGACACAGCCCTTGGGGCGCGGCGGCGCAAAGTGGCGAGACCGCAGGCCGTCCTCGTTGATGACGATCAACTCGCCCGGCTCCACCTCGCGTACGACACTCGCCCCGACGGTTGCCAAGGCGGCGTCCTCACTGGCCACGACCCAGCCACGATCCAGGCGCCCCAGCACCAGCGGGCGGATGCCCTCGGGGTCGCGGGCGGCGTACAGCGTGTCTTCGTTCATGAAGACGAACGAGAACGCACCCTCGACGGTCGGCAGCAGTTCCATCGCCCGCTCTTCGAGGGAGGTGTCGGGGTGGTGGGCCAGCAGAGACGTCACGACCGCCGTGTCATTGGTGGTCTCGCCCGGGAAGCTTGACGTGGAGTTCGAGTTCGCCGTCGGCCTCACCGTGGTCGGAGACGGCCCTGGCCAGATCGGCGGTGTTGATCAGGTTGCCGTTGTGGGCCAGAGCGAGCGAGCCGTCCTGGGTGGGATGGAACGTCGGTTGGGCGTTGTGCCAGGTCGAGGCGCCGGTCGTCGAATACCGGGCGTGGCCGATGGCCAGGTGGCCACGCAGCGACTCCAACGACGACTCGTCGAAGACCTGTGAAACCAGGCCCATGTCCTTCTGCACCAGGATCTGGCGACCGTTGCTGACCGCGAGACCCGCGGACTCCTGGCCGCGGTGCTGCAGGGCATAGAGACCGAAGTAGGTCAGTTTGGCTACGTCCTCGCCTGGGGCCCACACGCCGAAGACTCCGCACACAGCAAGGCAGTCTAGGCGGTCGTGGGATCATCGAGCCCGCCCACCTGGATGGACAGTGAGGACCGCCACATGACCGCTTGCCGCCGTGGCCGCAGCCGAGTGCTGCCGCGCGTGATCGCGCCGGTGTTGCTGGTGGTCGCGATGACGACGGCGTGCGAGTCCGAGCAGGCAGGCCCGCAAGTTCCGACCGCACCGAGCACCGCGGATGTACGCCCTGCGTTGCTCGACGCCGCCTGGACCGCGCCCGCGCCTGCGGGTGCCCAGGTGGCGGGCCGACTGCGGGCCTGGACCACGAAGGACAGGGTCACGGTCGTCGGCAAGCAGCAGATCAGGTCGTACGACCTGGCGTCCGGCAAGGCCGCCTGGACCGCCGCGCTGCCCCGGGGCACGACCGGCGTCTGCACGATCTCCGAGAACGCCGGCGACATCGGCGCGCTGCTGCTCCGCACGAAGACGGGCTGCACGGACGTCGCCGCCCTGAGTCTGGCCGACGGCTCGTGGCGCTGGCGTCACGCGATCGAGCCCCTGGCCAAGGGCACCCCCTCGGTGTCACTGTCTCGATTGGCCGTGGCGGCCACCGGGAAGTGCCGTCAGGTGATCCGCTTCGGCGTGGCGGAGGGGCGCCGTTTGAAGCCGGTCGCCCCCGCGGACTCGGTGTGCGCGAACGCCAGCGCCCTGGCGGGCAACACGATCGCGGTCAAGCTCGATGCGGGCCCGGACTTCGGCAAGGTCGGCGACGAACTCATCGGCACCGACGCCGGGAAGGCGACCTTCCAGGTCCTGAACAACGA
The DNA window shown above is from Nocardioides sp. and carries:
- the purM gene encoding phosphoribosylformylglycinamidine cyclo-ligase, with the protein product MTDQPTATEGAYATAGVSIDAADRAIALMKTWVEKTNRPEVIGGLGGFAGLFDVSVLKNYRQPLLATSTDGVGTKVAIAQAMDIHDTIGFDLVGMVVDDLVVCGAEPLFMTDYIACGRVFPEKIAAIVKGIAEACVVAGCALIGGETAEHPGLMKPEEYDIAGATTGVVEGDQLLGPGRVRAGDLVVAMAASGLHSNGYSLVRHVLLNQAGWALDRHVDELGRTLGEELLEPTRIYAKACLDLARGVETHAMAHITGGGFAANLARVMPVELTATVARSTWQRPAIFDLVQEVGSVEQADLEATLNCGVGMVALVDPDSGERAIEALAEHGIEAWVAGEVTAAGADDGGSVRLVGAHRAG
- the purF gene encoding amidophosphoribosyltransferase, with the translated sequence MTSLLAHHPDTSLEERAMELLPTVEGAFSFVFMNEDTLYAARDPEGIRPLVLGRLDRGWVVASEDAALATVGASVVREVEPGELIVINEDGLRSRHFAPPRPKGCVFEYVYLARPDATIAGRSVHEARVEMGRQLAREFPVEADLVMPVPESGTPAATGFAEESGIPFGQGFVKNSYVGRTFIQPSQTLRQLGIRLKLNALPHMIRGKRIVVVDDSIVRGNTQRAQVRMLREAGAAEVHVRISSPPVKWPCFYGIDFATRAELIANGLAIEEIRTSIGADSLGYITLDGMVQATGQSKDALCLACFTGEYPIALPDESRLGKHLFESTLGAATESLPVRNNP
- a CDS encoding PQQ-binding-like beta-propeller repeat protein, encoding MTACRRGRSRVLPRVIAPVLLVVAMTTACESEQAGPQVPTAPSTADVRPALLDAAWTAPAPAGAQVAGRLRAWTTKDRVTVVGKQQIRSYDLASGKAAWTAALPRGTTGVCTISENAGDIGALLLRTKTGCTDVAALSLADGSWRWRHAIEPLAKGTPSVSLSRLAVAATGKCRQVIRFGVAEGRRLKPVAPADSVCANASALAGNTIAVKLDAGPDFGKVGDELIGTDAGKATFQVLNNDDLTSRWRISVDRVGANVAGVVAQRPLVLDTSLKGHRMLRVFDAKGTPVRSVGWSLPSQGFVRLGLANGVLLGGYGPADPGRYAYSLKTGNQLWTDLDDKTTRTLGLFRGRVLRERLVTGDDGEESWLALHELDRAGGSVTDPATNSRSVLIGRVPSQG